In one window of Dissulfuribacter thermophilus DNA:
- the hemW gene encoding radical SAM family heme chaperone HemW, translating to MFSSFNSKLITQNSTLLSGGLYIHVPFCRKKCPYCDFLSIPYSKEAEAKYLKRLLGELKEKKRLVAKRPFNLKTLYVGGGTPSVLSLESITKIVEAVKEAFFRDRPPVEATIECNPESSSLKSFKKFKELGFSRLSIGVQDLTQRGLDALDRPHGVIEAKNAIELAKEAGFEDISIDLIFGWPTQSKEELLTTLDLVATLKAVTHISYYELTIEENTKFYELESLGRLEVLNQDTLWEFTEIIEDTLKKLGFTQYEISNFAKPGHEARHNTGYWKNLPYIGLGPSAVSYLPPRRWMNVRDLNLYLDPGFGEIPIEWEESLENEESFRETLVIGLRMVEGVSIKGLEMRYGINPFDYYGQTLNELMEDNFLGLENDHLFLTKKGRRVANGVLSKLV from the coding sequence ATGTTTTCTTCCTTCAACTCAAAACTCATCACTCAAAACTCAACACTTTTAAGTGGGGGCCTCTATATCCACGTTCCATTTTGTAGAAAAAAGTGTCCTTATTGTGATTTTTTAAGTATTCCATATTCCAAGGAAGCGGAAGCCAAATATTTAAAACGCCTTTTAGGTGAACTAAAGGAAAAAAAACGATTAGTTGCGAAAAGGCCGTTTAATCTAAAAACTCTCTATGTCGGTGGTGGAACCCCTTCGGTATTATCACTTGAATCCATTACAAAGATAGTAGAGGCTGTCAAAGAAGCCTTCTTTAGGGACAGACCTCCTGTTGAAGCCACTATTGAATGCAATCCAGAATCATCTTCCTTGAAATCATTCAAAAAATTTAAGGAACTGGGCTTTAGCAGACTAAGTATAGGGGTTCAGGATCTCACCCAGCGGGGGCTTGACGCACTTGATCGGCCACACGGTGTGATTGAAGCAAAAAATGCAATTGAGTTGGCAAAAGAGGCAGGATTTGAGGACATCTCAATAGATTTAATCTTTGGCTGGCCCACTCAATCCAAAGAGGAGCTTTTGACTACTCTTGATCTAGTGGCAACTCTAAAGGCCGTTACACATATTTCCTATTATGAACTAACTATTGAGGAAAACACCAAATTCTATGAACTAGAATCACTTGGCCGCCTTGAGGTTTTAAATCAAGATACCTTATGGGAATTCACTGAAATTATAGAAGATACTCTTAAAAAGCTTGGTTTTACCCAATACGAAATTTCAAATTTTGCAAAACCAGGTCATGAAGCAAGACACAACACTGGATACTGGAAAAACCTGCCATATATAGGGTTGGGGCCCTCGGCCGTATCATATCTACCTCCGAGGCGATGGATGAATGTAAGAGATCTAAATCTGTATTTGGACCCTGGATTTGGTGAGATCCCAATTGAATGGGAAGAGTCCCTTGAAAACGAGGAATCCTTTAGGGAAACCCTTGTAATAGGGCTGAGAATGGTAGAGGGGGTCTCTATAAAAGGGCTTGAGATGAGATACGGGATAAATCCATTTGATTATTATGGACAGACCTTGAATGAACTAATGGAGGATAATTTCTTGGGGCTGGAAAATGATCATCTCTTCCTTACCAAAAAAGGAAGAAGAGTGGCTAATGGGGTGCTATCAAAGCTTGTATAG
- a CDS encoding DVU0524 family FlgM-associated protein yields the protein MNVSPYQIQNVIRAYGQRIGKKGLIRLESDNSRYSPDVVNISSEAKQKLITQKVATDIIAKVKGKEVTDSRLGAYLAEKVSEELGGNLEIAGSLEGKKGLRFRVIDPQKGEILKELSSKDAEDLIMRIYSKIEKIGSE from the coding sequence ATGAATGTTTCACCATATCAGATACAAAATGTAATAAGGGCCTACGGTCAGAGGATCGGGAAAAAGGGCCTGATAAGACTTGAATCCGACAATTCTAGATATTCTCCGGATGTGGTTAACATATCTTCTGAGGCAAAACAAAAGCTTATAACCCAAAAGGTGGCCACTGATATTATAGCAAAGGTTAAGGGAAAAGAGGTAACTGATTCGAGGCTAGGGGCATATCTTGCAGAGAAGGTGAGCGAAGAATTGGGAGGAAATTTGGAAATTGCTGGCTCACTTGAAGGAAAAAAGGGGTTAAGATTTCGGGTTATTGACCCTCAAAAAGGAGAGATTCTAAAGGAACTCTCTTCAAAAGATGCAGAAGACCTCATAATGAGGATTTACTCAAAAATAGAAAAAATAGGTAGCGAATAG
- a CDS encoding CBS and ACT domain-containing protein, protein MTKKLITIGPNCSVKEAVHLMYKYSIRHIPVVDHNELLGLVTESNLRQYFYHSELDSLKVEDVMILNPITVDPNSSIDSAARLIHEFKIGGLPVLDKRSLVGIITTTDILSAFLQFLGLLKESSRLDVILNDTKNLDEVLTIIRKHGGKVISVGMEATSTRKKIHYIRLEKIDLLPIVKAIEEKGHKVVSVLD, encoded by the coding sequence ATGACGAAAAAATTGATCACGATTGGACCCAATTGCAGTGTAAAGGAAGCAGTCCACTTGATGTACAAATATTCTATTAGGCATATCCCCGTTGTGGACCACAATGAACTACTAGGCTTAGTAACAGAAAGCAATCTCAGACAATATTTTTACCACTCTGAATTGGACTCTTTAAAAGTCGAAGACGTGATGATTTTAAACCCTATTACTGTGGATCCTAATTCAAGTATCGACTCAGCAGCTCGTCTAATCCATGAATTTAAGATTGGCGGTCTTCCAGTACTAGATAAGAGATCCCTTGTAGGAATTATTACAACAACGGATATTTTATCTGCATTTTTACAGTTTTTAGGACTCTTGAAAGAAAGCTCTCGGCTGGATGTCATTTTAAATGACACCAAGAACCTAGATGAAGTCCTGACAATAATTAGGAAGCATGGTGGAAAGGTCATAAGTGTCGGCATGGAGGCCACTAGTACTAGGAAGAAAATACATTATATACGTCTTGAAAAAATAGATCTTTTACCTATAGTGAAAGCCATTGAGGAGAAGGGCCACAAAGTGGTATCTGTCCTCGATTAA
- a CDS encoding homocysteine biosynthesis protein has product MAGYAVQKTIAEINEKIKKGKAVVVTAEEMIDIVKTKGEKEAAKQVDVVTTGTFSPMCSSGAFINFGHSVPGIKAAKVWLNGVPAYAGLAAVDIYIGCTEPREGDPLNKVYPGEFLYGGGHVIQDLVSGKQVLLEAEAYGTHCYPRKRLEKKITLKDLPFAQLCNPRNAYQNYNCAVNVTTKTIYTYMGTLKPRLGNANYCTSGQLSPLFNDPYYKTIGIGTRIFLGGGIGYVVSPGTQHNPDVPRTEKGLPKRPAGTLMVLGDLKGMHPRYLTGVSILGYGCSLAVGIGVPIPILNEEIAMYTGVSDEDIVTQVVDYGLDYPMGKGRPLAEVTYKELRSGSIRINGKEVPTAPLSSYARAREIAQKLKKWIEEGNFLLSEPQELLPSSRD; this is encoded by the coding sequence ATGGCCGGCTACGCAGTTCAAAAGACCATTGCAGAGATCAATGAAAAGATAAAAAAGGGCAAAGCTGTAGTTGTTACAGCAGAGGAGATGATTGACATTGTAAAGACTAAAGGCGAAAAAGAGGCAGCCAAACAGGTAGATGTGGTAACTACTGGCACATTTTCTCCAATGTGTTCCTCTGGGGCTTTCATAAATTTTGGGCACAGCGTTCCAGGGATCAAGGCTGCAAAGGTATGGTTAAACGGAGTGCCTGCATATGCAGGGCTTGCAGCAGTGGATATTTACATTGGCTGTACTGAACCTAGGGAAGGGGATCCTCTGAACAAAGTATATCCAGGGGAATTCCTCTACGGTGGTGGTCATGTTATTCAAGATCTCGTCAGCGGAAAACAGGTACTTTTAGAAGCAGAGGCCTATGGCACCCACTGTTATCCTAGAAAACGCCTAGAAAAAAAGATTACATTAAAGGACCTCCCATTTGCCCAACTTTGTAATCCACGAAATGCCTATCAAAATTACAACTGTGCTGTAAACGTAACGACAAAAACAATTTATACCTATATGGGCACTCTAAAACCAAGGCTAGGCAATGCCAATTACTGTACTTCAGGTCAATTGAGTCCTCTCTTTAATGACCCCTATTATAAGACTATTGGAATCGGGACTAGGATCTTTCTAGGCGGGGGCATTGGATATGTAGTTTCTCCAGGTACCCAGCACAACCCAGATGTTCCAAGGACTGAGAAGGGGCTACCAAAGCGTCCTGCAGGTACACTCATGGTACTAGGAGACCTTAAGGGAATGCATCCAAGGTATCTCACTGGAGTAAGTATCCTCGGTTATGGTTGTTCGCTTGCTGTCGGTATAGGGGTACCGATTCCTATATTAAATGAAGAGATAGCCATGTATACAGGGGTATCTGACGAAGACATAGTGACCCAGGTAGTGGATTACGGCCTCGATTACCCAATGGGTAAGGGACGCCCCCTTGCAGAAGTGACTTATAAAGAACTTCGAAGTGGTTCCATAAGGATAAACGGCAAAGAAGTTCCCACAGCGCCACTTTCAAGTTATGCAAGGGCAAGGGAAATAGCTCAAAAGCTGAAAAAGTGGATAGAAGAGGGCAATTTCCTCCTTTCAGAACCCCAAGAACTTTTGCCATCATCACGTGACTAA
- the rnhA gene encoding ribonuclease HI: MDSAEVEIHTDGACSGNPGPGGYGAILRYKNVEKEIFGWTSKTTNNRMEMLAAIRALEALKRPCKVKIFTDSQYLKNGITQWVSGWICKGWKNSAGKPVKNIDLWQRLLELVKIHTLEWIWLKGHAGHELNERADNLARFAIVKGQKGELPEDVEGRLPV; this comes from the coding sequence GTGGACTCAGCTGAAGTGGAAATTCATACTGATGGAGCATGTTCGGGAAATCCTGGCCCCGGTGGTTATGGTGCGATCCTGCGGTATAAGAATGTTGAGAAAGAGATTTTTGGCTGGACCTCAAAGACCACCAATAATCGCATGGAGATGCTCGCTGCCATACGTGCCCTAGAAGCCCTAAAGAGACCGTGTAAAGTAAAAATATTTACAGATTCTCAGTATCTTAAAAATGGAATTACTCAATGGGTTTCAGGCTGGATATGTAAGGGATGGAAAAATTCTGCTGGAAAACCAGTAAAAAATATCGACTTGTGGCAGCGCCTCCTTGAACTTGTAAAGATCCATACGCTTGAATGGATTTGGTTGAAGGGGCATGCTGGCCACGAATTAAATGAAAGAGCAGATAATCTTGCGCGTTTTGCTATAGTCAAGGGTCAGAAAGGGGAACTTCCTGAGGATGTAGAGGGTCGTCTACCTGTATAG
- the flgM gene encoding flagellar biosynthesis anti-sigma factor FlgM encodes MKINDTHQKLLEAYLNQVHAVQGQQAQQVQNEKNASQQQATQSTDKVDLSSGSRLMQQVNKAMYVKEPERTAYVNALRDQIQQGTYQVNADKVADKMMTDLIKDLG; translated from the coding sequence ATGAAGATCAACGATACTCACCAGAAATTGCTAGAAGCATACTTAAACCAAGTGCATGCAGTACAAGGACAGCAGGCACAACAGGTGCAAAATGAAAAAAATGCTTCTCAGCAACAAGCAACTCAATCTACTGATAAGGTTGACTTGTCCTCTGGTTCGAGATTGATGCAACAGGTTAATAAGGCTATGTACGTTAAAGAGCCAGAAAGGACAGCCTATGTCAACGCCTTAAGAGATCAGATCCAACAAGGTACTTACCAAGTGAATGCTGATAAGGTTGCAGACAAAATGATGACTGATCTCATCAAGGACTTAGGATAG
- the ubiE gene encoding bifunctional demethylmenaquinone methyltransferase/2-methoxy-6-polyprenyl-1,4-benzoquinol methylase UbiE: MKFSQNNDEKKSFVKNKFSSVTSRYDLLNTLLSFSVDKYWRKRTAETLKNLPDGPILDLCAGTLPLSIVLRKYTKRKIIALDFCLDMLLHGKNRINSLKMANDILLVQGDAELIPFKENVFSGITIAFGIRNLANPEKGLMEMFRVLKPGGVLSILEFSRPKNKLFSKYYFFYLHNILPNIGGIISGDKEAYSYLATSIQEFHAPEVVAAMMESAGFRDVKYRPLTFGIVTLYTGRRPSTSSGSSPF, encoded by the coding sequence ATGAAATTTTCTCAAAATAACGACGAAAAAAAAAGTTTTGTAAAAAATAAATTTTCCTCTGTAACAAGTCGCTACGACCTACTCAATACCCTTTTAAGCTTTTCTGTGGACAAGTATTGGAGGAAAAGGACTGCTGAGACCCTTAAAAATTTGCCTGATGGTCCTATTTTGGATTTATGTGCAGGCACGCTTCCTCTCTCGATTGTCCTGAGAAAATATACCAAAAGAAAAATCATTGCCTTAGACTTTTGCCTCGACATGTTACTTCATGGGAAAAACAGAATCAACAGTCTCAAAATGGCCAATGATATTCTTTTGGTTCAGGGAGACGCAGAGTTAATTCCTTTTAAAGAAAATGTGTTTTCTGGAATAACTATTGCCTTTGGAATTCGTAATCTTGCTAACCCTGAAAAGGGCCTTATGGAGATGTTTAGGGTCCTTAAACCAGGAGGGGTCTTAAGTATTCTGGAGTTTTCAAGACCTAAAAATAAGCTGTTTTCAAAGTATTACTTTTTTTATTTACATAATATTTTGCCCAATATTGGCGGTATCATTTCAGGAGATAAGGAGGCATATTCATATCTCGCAACTTCAATACAGGAATTCCACGCCCCAGAGGTGGTTGCTGCAATGATGGAGTCTGCTGGCTTTAGAGATGTAAAGTACCGCCCCCTAACCTTCGGTATCGTCACCCTCTATACAGGTAGACGACCCTCTACATCCTCAGGAAGTTCCCCTTTCTGA
- a CDS encoding YkgJ family cysteine cluster protein: protein MSKDVETVLDTSKELRSKDEFCFSCVPDKDCFTQCCYDLTLMLMPYDIYRLKKALGMSSKEFLERYTSVHVGPGTGIPVVTVKMEGPYLKCPFLEEGKGCTVYNDRPGACRAYPLARIAQRSHETGEIDEYYYVVRESDCRGFKDCKSWTVEEWVQHEGLSEYNEFNDLFSELIHAKNKSGVGQLNADQIEMFYMGCYDIDSFREFFLEGPNLDRYMEDEATIQKLQEDELELLKYGIRWVKKKLFEGGSCIACGLS from the coding sequence ATGAGCAAAGACGTAGAAACTGTTCTGGATACTTCAAAGGAGCTTCGTTCCAAAGATGAATTTTGTTTTTCCTGTGTACCAGATAAGGACTGTTTTACACAGTGCTGTTATGATCTCACCTTAATGCTGATGCCCTATGACATTTACAGGCTGAAAAAGGCCTTGGGTATGAGTTCTAAGGAATTTTTGGAACGTTATACCAGTGTGCATGTGGGGCCTGGCACTGGCATTCCAGTTGTCACAGTAAAGATGGAAGGTCCTTATCTCAAATGCCCCTTTTTGGAAGAGGGCAAAGGATGTACTGTCTACAACGACCGGCCCGGTGCCTGTAGGGCATATCCACTTGCGAGAATTGCACAACGATCCCACGAAACAGGGGAGATTGACGAATATTATTATGTAGTGAGAGAGTCTGATTGTAGAGGCTTTAAAGATTGTAAATCCTGGACAGTGGAAGAGTGGGTCCAGCACGAAGGACTTTCGGAATATAATGAGTTTAATGACCTTTTCAGCGAGCTCATTCATGCAAAGAACAAATCAGGCGTCGGCCAACTCAATGCGGATCAAATAGAAATGTTTTACATGGGTTGCTATGATATTGACTCATTCAGAGAATTTTTCCTCGAAGGCCCGAACCTTGATAGATACATGGAAGATGAGGCAACCATACAAAAGCTCCAGGAAGATGAACTTGAGCTTTTAAAATACGGAATTCGGTGGGTAAAGAAAAAGCTATTTGAAGGCGGGAGTTGTATTGCCTGTGGACTCAGCTGA
- the larB gene encoding nickel pincer cofactor biosynthesis protein LarB, with translation MKEQIYKILKDLSDGKTDVEDALYQLKKLPYEDLGWAKIDHHRSIRKGIPEAIYGEGKGAEQIVKIAQKMSESGHPILVTRVCPQKASEILKKAPFLEYNSDARLLHSPISPPNNSDKKVITVPVITAGTSDIPVAEEAAITLELNGIRAKRIFDCGVAGIHRLFDHIDVIQKAPVIIVVAGMDGVLPGLIAGIAPCPVIGVPTSIGYGANFKGVAPLLTMLNTCSQGLCVVNIDNGFGAACVAALICSRIKEFNP, from the coding sequence ATGAAGGAACAAATTTACAAGATCCTAAAAGACCTTTCTGATGGTAAAACTGACGTAGAGGATGCTCTCTACCAATTAAAAAAGCTTCCCTATGAAGATCTTGGTTGGGCCAAGATTGATCATCACAGGAGCATCCGAAAAGGTATTCCTGAGGCCATTTATGGGGAAGGGAAGGGGGCTGAGCAGATTGTAAAAATTGCTCAGAAAATGAGTGAATCTGGCCATCCCATATTGGTGACACGGGTTTGCCCTCAAAAGGCAAGCGAAATCCTAAAAAAGGCCCCTTTTCTCGAATACAATTCGGATGCAAGGCTACTTCATTCACCTATTTCCCCTCCTAATAACTCCGACAAAAAAGTTATTACTGTACCAGTGATTACCGCGGGCACTAGTGACATCCCCGTGGCAGAAGAGGCAGCCATTACACTCGAACTCAATGGCATCAGGGCCAAAAGAATCTTTGATTGCGGGGTAGCTGGTATTCACCGGCTCTTTGACCATATAGACGTAATACAAAAGGCCCCGGTTATTATCGTTGTCGCAGGCATGGATGGAGTGTTACCTGGACTAATTGCCGGCATTGCTCCATGTCCTGTAATAGGAGTGCCAACAAGTATTGGATATGGTGCAAATTTTAAAGGAGTCGCCCCCCTTTTAACTATGTTAAACACCTGTTCTCAGGGCCTCTGCGTGGTAAATATTGATAACGGATTTGGAGCAGCCTGTGTGGCTGCCCTTATATGTTCAAGGATTAAAGAATTTAATCCTTGA
- a CDS encoding HU family DNA-binding protein produces MNKGQLIDRIAENANLPKSVAEKALNGFIQAITEALESGEKVTLVGFGTFYVTERKARTGINPSTGKTINIPAKKVPKFKAGSKLQEAVL; encoded by the coding sequence ATGAATAAGGGACAACTGATTGACCGCATTGCTGAGAATGCAAATTTGCCAAAGAGTGTGGCTGAAAAGGCCTTGAACGGCTTCATTCAGGCTATTACAGAGGCGTTAGAGTCTGGTGAAAAAGTCACTCTCGTAGGCTTTGGGACCTTTTATGTGACTGAAAGGAAGGCAAGGACAGGCATAAATCCAAGTACTGGAAAAACAATCAACATTCCTGCGAAAAAGGTTCCAAAATTTAAAGCTGGTTCCAAGCTTCAAGAGGCTGTTTTGTAG